The proteins below come from a single Acuticoccus sediminis genomic window:
- the argH gene encoding argininosuccinate lyase encodes MNRPVTPLGNALWGGRFEAGPGAIMEEINASIDVDKALATQDIAGSLAHVAMLAETGIVSHEDAAAITKGLNQIAGEIAAGTFPFSRALEDIHMNIESRLKDIVGDAAGRLHTARSRNDQVATDFKLWVREALDALDEELLDLQRAFVERAEEFADTVMPGFTHLQSAQPITFGHHMMAYVEMLARDRGRIADARRRMNTSPLGAAALAGTAFPIDREMTAKALGFDGPARNSLDAVSARDFALEALAAASICAVNLSRFAEEIVIWCSSPFSFIRLSDAYTTGSSIMPQKKNPDAAELVRAKVGRIVGALNTLLIVMKGVPLTYSKDMQEDKPPLFDALPALSLCARASAGMVRDLTPNTEAMRKLAIKGHTTATDLADWLVREVGLPFRDAHHITGACVLAADKAGKELSDLTAEELAFVDPRITPAALEVLSVDKSVASRTSLGGTAPSRVREEAARWRAALWGDNS; translated from the coding sequence ATGAACCGCCCCGTGACCCCCCTTGGCAATGCCCTCTGGGGTGGACGCTTCGAGGCGGGACCCGGCGCCATCATGGAAGAGATCAACGCCTCGATCGATGTCGACAAGGCGCTGGCGACCCAGGACATCGCCGGTTCTCTGGCACATGTGGCCATGCTCGCCGAGACCGGCATCGTGTCGCACGAGGACGCTGCGGCGATCACCAAGGGCCTTAATCAGATCGCCGGCGAGATCGCGGCGGGGACGTTCCCGTTCAGCCGCGCCCTCGAAGACATCCACATGAACATCGAGTCACGCCTCAAGGACATCGTCGGCGATGCCGCCGGCCGGCTCCACACGGCCCGCTCGCGCAACGACCAGGTCGCGACCGACTTCAAGCTCTGGGTCCGCGAGGCGCTCGACGCCCTCGACGAGGAGCTCCTCGACCTGCAGCGCGCCTTCGTGGAGCGCGCCGAGGAGTTCGCGGACACCGTGATGCCGGGCTTCACGCACCTTCAGTCCGCCCAGCCGATCACGTTCGGCCACCACATGATGGCCTACGTCGAGATGCTGGCGCGCGACCGCGGCCGGATCGCCGACGCGCGGCGCCGCATGAACACCTCGCCCCTCGGCGCCGCGGCGCTCGCCGGCACCGCCTTCCCGATCGACCGCGAGATGACCGCGAAGGCGCTCGGCTTCGATGGTCCGGCGCGCAACTCCCTCGACGCGGTCTCCGCGCGCGACTTCGCGCTGGAGGCGCTGGCGGCGGCCTCGATCTGCGCGGTGAACCTGTCGCGCTTCGCCGAGGAGATCGTCATCTGGTGCTCGTCGCCGTTCTCCTTCATCCGCCTGTCGGACGCCTACACCACCGGGTCGTCCATCATGCCGCAGAAGAAGAACCCGGACGCGGCCGAACTGGTGCGCGCCAAGGTCGGCCGCATCGTCGGGGCGCTCAACACGCTCCTCATCGTCATGAAGGGCGTGCCGCTCACCTACTCGAAGGACATGCAGGAGGATAAGCCGCCGCTGTTCGACGCGCTGCCGGCTCTCTCCCTCTGCGCCCGTGCCTCCGCCGGCATGGTCCGCGACCTGACGCCGAACACCGAGGCGATGCGCAAGCTCGCCATCAAGGGGCACACCACCGCGACCGACCTCGCCGACTGGCTGGTGCGGGAGGTTGGGCTGCCGTTCCGCGACGCGCACCACATCACCGGCGCCTGCGTCCTCGCCGCCGACAAGGCCGGCAAGGAGCTCTCCGACCTCACCGCCGAGGAACTCGCCTTCGTGGATCCTCGCATCACCCCGGCGGCGCTCGAGGTGCTGTCGGTCGACAAGTCGGTCGCAAGCCGCACCTCGCTCGGCGGTACCGCGCCCTCGCGCGTCCGCGAGGAGGCGGCCCGCTGGCGCGCCGCGCTCTGGGGGGACAACTCGTGA
- the lysA gene encoding diaminopimelate decarboxylase, which yields MHHFADRDGTLHAEEVSLTAIAEAVGTPCYVYSSATFTRHYRVFADALAKAGVPTLVCFAMKANSNQAILSLLARLGAGMDVVSGGELQRALAAGVPGERIVFSGVGKTDAEIAAALDARIMCFNAESESELFRLSAIATEKGVTAPVSLRVNPDVDAKTHAKIATGASETKFGIPASRAREIYAEAASLPGIRVCGVDMHIGSQITALEPFDAAFTVLGDLLDTLRSDGHRIEHIDVGGGLGVPYDPAVPDPPLPVDYAALVARHANRFGCRVVLEPGRMIAANAGILLTRVIHTKTGEAKSFVIADAAMNDLIRPTLYDAHHEIVPVAPREGARKVVDVVGPVCETGDYLALGREMPPVERGDLLAIMSAGAYGAVQSSTYNTRTLVPEVLVSGDRYAVVRQPMTPAEQIARDSVPDWIGEAAALATEGLGTGDA from the coding sequence ATGCACCATTTTGCCGACCGTGACGGAACGCTCCACGCCGAAGAGGTGTCGCTGACGGCGATCGCCGAGGCCGTCGGGACGCCGTGCTACGTCTATTCGTCCGCGACGTTCACCCGCCACTACCGCGTGTTCGCCGACGCGCTCGCCAAGGCGGGCGTGCCGACGCTCGTCTGCTTCGCCATGAAGGCGAACTCCAACCAGGCGATCCTGTCGCTGCTGGCGCGCCTCGGCGCGGGGATGGACGTCGTCTCGGGCGGCGAGCTGCAACGGGCCCTGGCAGCGGGCGTCCCGGGCGAGCGCATCGTCTTCTCCGGCGTCGGCAAGACGGACGCCGAGATCGCGGCGGCGCTCGACGCACGCATCATGTGCTTCAACGCCGAGTCCGAGAGCGAGCTCTTCCGCCTCTCCGCGATCGCCACCGAGAAGGGCGTCACCGCCCCGGTGTCGCTGCGCGTCAACCCGGACGTCGACGCCAAGACCCACGCCAAGATCGCGACAGGCGCCTCGGAGACGAAGTTCGGCATCCCCGCCTCGCGCGCCCGCGAGATCTACGCCGAGGCGGCCTCGCTGCCGGGGATCCGGGTGTGCGGCGTCGACATGCACATCGGCTCGCAGATCACCGCGCTGGAGCCGTTCGACGCGGCCTTCACGGTCCTCGGCGACCTCCTCGACACGCTCCGCAGCGACGGCCACCGGATCGAGCACATCGACGTCGGCGGCGGCCTCGGCGTGCCGTACGACCCCGCGGTTCCCGACCCGCCGCTGCCGGTCGACTACGCCGCGCTGGTGGCGCGTCACGCCAACCGCTTCGGCTGCCGCGTCGTCCTGGAGCCGGGCCGCATGATCGCCGCCAACGCCGGCATCCTGCTGACCCGCGTGATCCATACCAAGACCGGCGAGGCGAAGTCCTTCGTGATCGCCGACGCGGCGATGAACGACCTCATCCGCCCGACCCTCTACGACGCGCACCACGAGATCGTCCCGGTCGCGCCGCGCGAAGGCGCGCGCAAGGTCGTCGACGTCGTCGGGCCGGTCTGCGAGACGGGCGACTATCTGGCGCTCGGGCGGGAAATGCCGCCGGTCGAGCGGGGCGACCTCCTCGCCATCATGAGCGCCGGCGCCTACGGGGCGGTTCAGTCGTCCACATATAATACGCGCACGCTGGTGCCGGAGGTGCTCGTCTCCGGCGACCGCTACGCCGTGGTGCGCCAGCCGATGACCCCGGCCGAGCAGATCGCCCGGGACAGCGTGCCGGACTGGATCGGCGAGGCGGCAGCGCTCGCCACCGAAGGACTCGGCACGGGGGACGCCTGA
- a CDS encoding TIGR02302 family protein, which yields MASPLNTRLSRLILSARAAIAWERLWPALAPMVGVVILFVASAWMGLWVGLSPTAKIIALAVFAVLFVLAGWRLVAVTMPGRNEAMRRLETDAHLEHQPLNAYEDELAPGGDAFAQRVWQAHRKRAEARLASLRVPLPRADLAPHDPYAVRAAVGIVAFIGVVVGAGALAERLITPFDFTEPAEVATGPQFRLDAWVTPPSYTGRSPLFLSSATRVDTGEGIRVPIGSVLTVRTQGIEGATLHVSGSKDTGQRDMSALEGADAKAVNAMQGTVEIDSAMTVDVRQDGKAVDSWRFTAQPDAAPSVQFTEAPTNSQRDTFELRYQLDDDYGIASAEAAVTPVEAPGNRRPLVEDPTFPLTLPGGAGMRGAARTVHDLTAHPYAGQEVAITLKATDGLGQSGVSGQEIFRLPARPFTNPVARAVIEQRALLAMDANAAPRVIDAMDMILLDPGALDSAGHFLATKVAYAELVNARTDDELREMLGRLWDLAILLEDDGLSDAERALKAAQERLRRALEDGAPEEEIARLTEELRQAMQEYMRALAENMENQPQQGQMDPNAQMITQRDLDDMLKRIEELARQGRHAEAEALLAEMQQMMQNMQMARGQGQGQGQGQGQQGQMGEEGQTLDELGRMIQRQQQLMDETYGMNPNQGQGQPGGQGQNGFGQQRNPFGQPGNPFGQPFGGDQFGRAPQQGQQGQQGGPGQPGGENQDGMSPQERADAMERLQREQQALQQQLSELMDRLTERGFSPGERMGDAQRSMGDAGNALGQNQAGEAVEQQSDALQALREGAQDMARQLAEAQQQQGGQDGDQMGQGQPGPGRDPLGRSRREGTYADTSRVGVPEEIEMQAARRILQQLRERLGDMSLPRLERDYLERLLP from the coding sequence ATGGCCTCACCGCTGAACACGCGATTGTCGCGCCTGATCCTGTCCGCCAGGGCGGCAATCGCCTGGGAGCGGCTCTGGCCGGCCCTCGCGCCGATGGTCGGCGTGGTCATCCTGTTCGTCGCCTCGGCGTGGATGGGGCTGTGGGTCGGCCTCTCGCCGACGGCGAAGATCATCGCCCTCGCGGTGTTCGCGGTCCTGTTCGTGCTCGCCGGCTGGCGCCTCGTGGCCGTGACCATGCCCGGCCGCAACGAGGCGATGCGGCGCCTGGAAACCGACGCCCACCTCGAGCACCAGCCCCTCAACGCGTACGAGGACGAGCTCGCCCCGGGGGGCGACGCCTTCGCGCAGCGCGTCTGGCAGGCGCACCGCAAGCGGGCCGAGGCGCGCCTCGCCAGCCTCCGCGTTCCCCTCCCGCGCGCCGACCTCGCGCCGCACGACCCCTACGCGGTCCGCGCGGCCGTCGGTATCGTCGCGTTCATCGGCGTCGTCGTGGGGGCGGGCGCGCTCGCCGAGCGGCTCATCACCCCGTTCGACTTCACCGAGCCGGCGGAGGTCGCCACCGGTCCCCAGTTCCGCCTCGACGCGTGGGTGACCCCGCCGTCCTACACCGGCCGCTCGCCGCTGTTCCTGTCGTCGGCCACCCGGGTCGACACGGGCGAGGGCATCCGCGTGCCCATCGGCTCGGTGCTGACCGTCCGCACCCAGGGGATCGAGGGCGCGACGCTCCACGTCTCCGGTTCGAAGGACACCGGCCAGCGCGACATGTCCGCCCTCGAAGGGGCCGACGCCAAGGCCGTCAACGCGATGCAGGGCACCGTCGAGATCGATTCGGCGATGACCGTCGACGTGCGCCAGGACGGCAAGGCGGTGGATTCCTGGCGTTTCACCGCCCAGCCCGACGCCGCGCCCAGCGTCCAGTTCACCGAGGCGCCGACCAATTCCCAGCGCGACACCTTCGAGCTGCGCTACCAGCTCGACGACGACTACGGCATCGCGTCCGCCGAAGCGGCCGTGACCCCGGTCGAGGCACCCGGCAACCGCCGCCCGCTGGTCGAGGATCCGACGTTCCCGCTCACCCTTCCGGGTGGCGCGGGCATGCGCGGCGCCGCCCGCACGGTGCACGACCTGACCGCGCACCCCTACGCCGGCCAGGAGGTCGCGATCACCCTCAAGGCGACCGACGGCCTCGGCCAGTCCGGCGTCAGCGGGCAGGAGATCTTCCGCCTCCCGGCCCGCCCGTTCACCAACCCGGTCGCCCGCGCGGTGATCGAGCAGCGGGCCCTTCTCGCGATGGACGCAAACGCCGCGCCGCGCGTGATCGACGCGATGGACATGATCCTGCTCGACCCCGGCGCGCTGGACAGCGCGGGTCACTTCCTGGCGACGAAGGTCGCCTATGCCGAGCTCGTCAACGCGCGCACCGACGACGAGCTGCGCGAGATGCTCGGCCGCCTGTGGGATCTCGCCATCCTGCTAGAGGATGACGGCCTGTCGGACGCCGAGCGTGCGCTGAAGGCCGCGCAGGAGCGGCTGCGCCGCGCCCTCGAGGACGGTGCCCCCGAGGAGGAGATCGCCCGCCTGACCGAGGAGCTGCGCCAGGCGATGCAGGAGTACATGCGCGCCCTCGCCGAGAACATGGAGAACCAGCCACAGCAGGGTCAGATGGACCCGAACGCGCAGATGATCACCCAGCGCGACCTCGACGACATGCTGAAGCGCATCGAGGAGCTGGCGCGCCAGGGCCGCCACGCCGAGGCCGAGGCGCTCCTCGCCGAGATGCAGCAGATGATGCAGAACATGCAGATGGCGCGCGGCCAGGGGCAGGGTCAGGGACAAGGCCAGGGTCAGCAGGGCCAGATGGGCGAGGAGGGCCAGACCCTCGACGAGCTCGGCCGCATGATCCAGCGCCAGCAGCAGCTGATGGACGAGACCTACGGCATGAACCCGAACCAGGGTCAGGGACAGCCCGGCGGGCAGGGCCAGAACGGGTTCGGCCAGCAGCGCAACCCCTTCGGCCAGCCCGGCAACCCGTTCGGCCAGCCGTTCGGCGGCGACCAGTTCGGCCGTGCCCCGCAGCAGGGGCAGCAGGGCCAGCAGGGCGGTCCCGGCCAGCCCGGCGGCGAGAACCAGGACGGCATGAGCCCGCAGGAGCGCGCCGACGCGATGGAGCGCCTCCAGCGCGAGCAGCAGGCCCTGCAGCAGCAGCTCAGCGAGCTGATGGACCGACTGACCGAGCGCGGCTTCAGCCCCGGCGAGCGGATGGGCGACGCCCAGCGCTCCATGGGTGACGCCGGCAACGCGCTCGGCCAGAACCAGGCCGGCGAGGCGGTGGAGCAGCAGTCCGACGCGCTGCAGGCGCTGCGCGAGGGCGCCCAGGACATGGCCCGCCAGCTCGCCGAGGCGCAGCAGCAGCAGGGCGGCCAGGATGGCGACCAGATGGGCCAGGGCCAGCCCGGCCCGGGCCGCGACCCGCTCGGCCGCTCCCGCCGCGAGGGCACCTACGCCGACACCAGCCGCGTCGGCGTCCCGGAGGAGATCGAGATGCAGGCCGCCCGCCGCATCCTGCAGCAGCTCCGCGAGCGCCTCGGCGACATGTCCCTCCCGCGCCTCGAGCGGGACTACCTGGAGCGCCTGCTCCCCTGA
- the ftsE gene encoding cell division ATP-binding protein FtsE, with the protein MITLENVGLRYGNGPEILRDLSFQIPPRSFQFLTGPSGAGKTTLMRLLSLSLTPSRGFMSLFGSDVSTLAHKDIPAMRRRIGVVFQDFRLLDHLSTYDNVALPLRIQGRDPASYRNDVGELLKWVGLADRKHAFPPVLSGGEKQRVAIARALITQPDVLLADEPTGNVDPPMAQRLLRLFLELNRLGTSVIIATHDINLMDQIDARRLILFDGHLETSP; encoded by the coding sequence ATGATCACGCTGGAAAATGTCGGTCTGCGCTACGGGAACGGTCCGGAAATCCTGCGCGATCTGTCGTTCCAGATCCCCCCGAGGTCCTTCCAGTTCCTCACCGGCCCCTCCGGCGCGGGCAAGACCACCCTCATGCGCCTCCTGTCCCTGTCGCTGACACCGTCGCGCGGCTTCATGAGCCTCTTCGGCTCGGACGTGTCGACGCTGGCGCACAAGGACATCCCCGCGATGCGCCGGCGCATCGGCGTCGTGTTCCAGGACTTCCGCCTGCTCGACCACCTCTCGACGTACGACAACGTCGCGCTCCCGCTGCGCATCCAGGGCCGCGACCCGGCGAGCTACCGCAACGATGTCGGGGAGCTCCTGAAGTGGGTCGGCCTCGCCGACCGCAAGCATGCCTTTCCGCCGGTCCTCTCGGGCGGCGAGAAGCAGCGCGTCGCCATCGCGAGGGCGCTGATCACCCAGCCGGACGTGCTGCTGGCGGACGAGCCGACCGGCAACGTCGACCCGCCCATGGCCCAGCGCCTCCTGCGCCTCTTCCTCGAGCTCAACCGGCTCGGCACCTCGGTCATCATCGCGACGCACGACATCAACCTGATGGACCAGATCGACGCGCGCCGCCTCATCCTGTTCGACGGCCACCTCGAGACCTCGCCATGA
- a CDS encoding lysophospholipid acyltransferase family protein, protein MSDTKAPSSAATMPGRTGFGRAVALVRTAIYSVVATLVFIGLSIVCSPALLFPPKPTRWLLRFWTSTDLWILRLVVGQKIRILNPENIPEGPALVGSKHQSAFETLALVPMLPKGAIILKKELLKIPLYGWYAAHYGMIPVDRSAGAAALKQLAIDAQKALDDGMQIVIFPEGTRQPLHAPPDYKPGAIFLYDKLKVPMVPVALNSGVFWPRGGYAKYPGTITVSFLPAIPPGLPRAEAKERLVAAIEQETERLVREAEAEAGKG, encoded by the coding sequence TTGAGTGACACGAAGGCCCCTTCCTCCGCCGCCACCATGCCGGGCCGCACCGGCTTCGGCCGCGCCGTCGCGCTCGTGCGCACCGCCATCTACTCCGTCGTCGCGACGCTGGTCTTCATCGGGCTGAGCATCGTCTGCTCGCCGGCGCTGCTCTTCCCGCCGAAGCCGACGCGATGGCTGCTGCGCTTCTGGACGTCGACGGACCTGTGGATCCTGCGCCTCGTCGTCGGCCAGAAGATCCGCATCCTCAATCCGGAGAACATTCCGGAGGGGCCGGCGCTGGTCGGCTCCAAGCACCAGTCGGCGTTCGAGACGTTGGCGCTGGTGCCGATGCTGCCCAAGGGCGCGATCATCCTGAAGAAGGAGCTCCTCAAGATCCCGCTCTACGGCTGGTACGCGGCGCATTACGGGATGATCCCGGTGGACCGGTCCGCCGGCGCCGCCGCGCTCAAGCAGCTCGCGATCGACGCGCAGAAGGCGCTCGACGACGGCATGCAGATCGTCATCTTCCCGGAGGGCACGCGCCAGCCCCTGCACGCCCCGCCGGACTACAAGCCGGGCGCGATCTTCCTCTACGACAAGCTGAAGGTGCCGATGGTGCCGGTCGCGCTGAACTCCGGCGTCTTCTGGCCGCGCGGCGGCTACGCGAAGTACCCCGGCACGATCACCGTTTCCTTTCTGCCGGCGATCCCGCCGGGCCTGCCACGCGCCGAGGCGAAGGAACGGCTGGTCGCGGCCATCGAGCAGGAGACCGAGCGCCTCGTGCGCGAGGCCGAGGCCGAGGCGGGGAAGGGCTAG
- a CDS encoding gamma-glutamylcyclotransferase → MSLFVFGYGSLMWRPGFEFEDKAFATVRGRHRRLCVYSWVHRGTQERPGLVMGLDRGGACRGIVYRVADERRDEVVAYLRAREQVTMVYLEVNVTAQIDDGSTVSALTYVVDRKHPQYAGRLSLDETYAQVHGAVGQSGPNDEYVLSTADLLTEAGIADPRLHTLAERLRQRDAA, encoded by the coding sequence ATGTCACTGTTTGTCTTCGGGTACGGCTCGCTGATGTGGCGGCCGGGGTTTGAGTTCGAAGACAAGGCGTTCGCCACCGTCCGGGGCCGACACCGCAGGCTGTGCGTATATTCCTGGGTCCACCGCGGCACGCAGGAGCGTCCAGGCCTCGTCATGGGGCTCGACCGGGGCGGCGCCTGCCGCGGCATCGTGTACCGCGTCGCCGACGAGCGGCGGGACGAGGTGGTCGCCTACCTGCGCGCCCGCGAGCAGGTCACGATGGTCTACCTCGAGGTGAACGTGACCGCGCAGATCGACGACGGGTCGACGGTTAGCGCCCTCACCTACGTGGTGGACCGGAAGCACCCGCAGTATGCCGGCCGCCTCTCGCTCGACGAGACGTACGCGCAGGTGCACGGCGCGGTCGGCCAGTCCGGCCCGAACGACGAGTACGTACTCTCCACCGCGGACCTGCTGACCGAAGCCGGGATCGCCGACCCGCGCCTCCACACCCTCGCCGAGCGGCTGCGCCAGCGCGACGCCGCCTGA
- a CDS encoding DUF2125 domain-containing protein, with product MAARSGTRRFKLLLVGVLFAIVAWSVIWFVAATIVDRQIARAERMALDRDAILICAERRVTGYPFRVIVQCGDGTKIGANGRKLALGGIRVAAQVYNPAHLIAEVDSPARMHFANGAEIDSTFDLAHASAQIDLSNGSFKQLITEIVDVVIDLGPTEVAAAELDMSVRRNPEVPEDLDFAMKMRGAVPSEGLEPSDISVRGRISGGAVLLKGRPEQLIRTLARQGLPFVIEAASVECGDMMVGLSGTLELRPDGLVDGQLDVAVAGYEMGLPYVNLINPKTETVLSGLLTNFFANAPTTMVSGREARMMSITIEDSRIKPGGWLPVATLPPLPLRFR from the coding sequence ATGGCCGCTCGATCCGGGACCCGTCGCTTCAAGCTCCTCCTTGTCGGAGTGCTTTTTGCAATCGTAGCGTGGTCCGTCATCTGGTTCGTTGCGGCGACGATCGTAGACCGGCAGATCGCCCGAGCCGAACGGATGGCGCTCGACCGCGACGCGATCCTCATCTGCGCCGAGCGCCGGGTCACGGGCTATCCGTTCCGCGTCATCGTCCAGTGCGGCGACGGCACCAAGATCGGCGCCAACGGCCGCAAGCTGGCGCTCGGCGGGATCCGCGTGGCCGCCCAGGTCTACAACCCGGCCCACCTCATCGCCGAGGTGGACTCGCCCGCCCGCATGCACTTCGCCAACGGCGCCGAGATCGACTCGACGTTCGACCTCGCCCACGCCAGCGCGCAGATCGACCTGTCCAACGGGTCCTTCAAGCAGCTCATCACCGAGATCGTCGACGTCGTCATCGACCTCGGTCCGACCGAGGTCGCGGCCGCCGAACTCGACATGAGCGTCCGCCGCAATCCCGAAGTGCCGGAGGATCTCGACTTCGCGATGAAGATGCGCGGCGCGGTTCCGAGCGAAGGGCTCGAGCCGTCGGACATCTCCGTGCGCGGGCGGATCAGCGGCGGGGCGGTGCTCCTGAAGGGCCGGCCGGAGCAGCTCATCAGAACGCTCGCGCGGCAGGGGCTCCCGTTCGTGATCGAGGCGGCGTCGGTGGAGTGCGGCGACATGATGGTCGGCCTCTCCGGCACGCTGGAGCTGCGGCCGGACGGACTGGTCGACGGCCAGCTCGACGTCGCGGTCGCGGGCTACGAGATGGGCCTGCCCTATGTGAACCTCATCAACCCGAAGACCGAGACGGTGCTGTCGGGGCTGCTCACCAATTTCTTCGCCAATGCGCCGACGACGATGGTGAGCGGCCGCGAGGCCCGGATGATGTCGATCACGATCGAGGACAGCCGGATCAAGCCCGGCGGGTGGCTTCCGGTGGCGACGCTGCCGCCCCTGCCGCTGCGGTTCCGCTGA
- a CDS encoding prephenate/arogenate dehydrogenase family protein has protein sequence MPDSDSPDEETGFFFHHVAIIGIGLIGSSVALALRVNGFEGPISIADRNGEALREATELGLGTSYHTSAAKAVSGADMVFLCVPVGAMGATARAIAPALSKTAIVTDTGSVKGSVARAVSAAIPDKSRFVPGHPIAGSEQSGPRAGWATLFRHRWCILTPTEHTDPAATDVVAAMWRAMGANVEIMDIEHHDLVLSITSHLPHLIAYNIVRTAYDMETVTEQDVIKFSAGGFRDFTRIAASDPTMWRDVFLNNKTAVIETLGRFMEDLAMLQRAIRWGDGEQLFDTFQRTRNIRLSIIEAGQETAAPDFGRPRFDPRNPGRDVDQDQPHDTPHEAHHDHPVDVPDDDYDEEAF, from the coding sequence GTGCCTGACAGCGACTCGCCGGACGAGGAAACCGGATTCTTCTTCCATCACGTTGCGATCATCGGCATCGGCCTGATCGGCTCGTCGGTCGCGCTCGCGCTGCGCGTCAACGGGTTCGAGGGGCCGATCTCCATCGCCGACCGCAACGGCGAGGCGCTGCGCGAGGCGACCGAGCTCGGCCTCGGCACCAGCTACCACACCAGCGCCGCGAAGGCGGTGTCGGGCGCGGACATGGTCTTCCTGTGCGTGCCGGTCGGCGCCATGGGCGCGACGGCGCGGGCCATTGCCCCGGCCCTCTCCAAGACCGCCATCGTCACCGACACCGGCTCCGTGAAGGGCTCGGTGGCGCGCGCCGTCTCGGCGGCGATCCCGGACAAGTCGCGCTTCGTGCCGGGCCACCCGATCGCCGGCTCGGAGCAGTCCGGTCCGCGCGCCGGCTGGGCGACGCTGTTCCGGCACCGCTGGTGCATCCTGACCCCGACCGAGCACACCGATCCCGCCGCGACCGACGTCGTCGCCGCGATGTGGCGCGCCATGGGAGCGAACGTCGAGATCATGGACATCGAGCACCACGACCTGGTGCTGTCCATCACCTCGCACCTGCCGCACCTCATCGCCTACAACATCGTTCGCACTGCGTACGACATGGAGACGGTCACGGAGCAGGACGTGATCAAGTTCTCCGCCGGCGGCTTCCGTGACTTCACCCGCATCGCCGCGTCCGATCCGACGATGTGGCGCGATGTCTTCCTCAACAACAAGACGGCGGTGATCGAGACGCTTGGGCGGTTCATGGAAGACCTCGCCATGCTGCAGCGGGCGATCCGCTGGGGCGACGGCGAGCAGCTCTTCGACACCTTCCAGCGCACCCGCAACATCCGCCTGTCGATCATCGAGGCCGGTCAGGAGACCGCCGCGCCCGACTTCGGCCGCCCCCGTTTCGACCCGAGGAATCCGGGGCGCGACGTCGATCAGGACCAGCCGCACGACACGCCGCACGAGGCTCACCACGACCACCCGGTCGACGTGCCGGACGACGACTACGACGAAGAGGCCTTCTGA
- the hisC gene encoding histidinol-phosphate transaminase — translation MSAPLTMRPVARESIMRIAPYVPGRSTAGANRKEYKLSSNENPLGPSPAARQAFIDAASSLEKYPDGGATALRDAVASTYGLKPDRIICGNGSDEILSMIAHAYLEEGDEAIFTEHAFLMYRIVTLAAGGTPVVVDEPDMQVDVDRILEAVTERTKVVFLANPNNPTGSYTPASEVKRLREGLPGNVLLVIDAAYAEYVRKNDYESGIELVATREDTIMTRTFSKIHALAGLRLGWAYAPANVIDALHRVRGPFNVNAPAIAAGVAALADRAHMERAVEHNNYWLPEVTRRVRELGFGVPDSVGNFVLIDFSTVPGGDAGEADDFLGARGCVLRRVAGYGLPQMLRMTIGDEEANEAVIAALAEYREGLAGA, via the coding sequence ATGAGTGCTCCGCTTACGATGCGTCCCGTCGCCCGCGAATCCATCATGCGCATCGCCCCCTATGTCCCCGGCCGCTCGACCGCGGGGGCGAACCGCAAGGAGTACAAGCTCTCCTCCAACGAGAACCCGCTCGGCCCGAGCCCTGCGGCGCGCCAGGCGTTCATCGACGCCGCCAGCTCGCTGGAGAAATACCCCGACGGCGGCGCCACCGCGCTGCGCGACGCGGTCGCCTCGACCTACGGCCTGAAGCCCGACCGGATCATCTGCGGCAACGGCTCGGACGAGATCCTGTCGATGATCGCGCACGCCTACCTGGAAGAGGGTGACGAGGCGATCTTCACCGAGCACGCCTTCCTCATGTACCGCATCGTGACGCTCGCGGCCGGCGGCACCCCCGTCGTCGTCGACGAGCCGGACATGCAGGTCGACGTCGACAGGATCCTCGAGGCGGTGACGGAGCGGACCAAGGTCGTCTTCCTCGCCAACCCGAACAACCCGACCGGCTCCTACACCCCGGCCTCCGAGGTGAAGCGCCTGCGCGAGGGGCTGCCGGGCAACGTCCTCCTGGTGATCGACGCGGCCTACGCCGAGTACGTGCGCAAGAACGACTACGAGTCCGGCATCGAGCTCGTCGCGACGCGCGAAGACACGATCATGACGCGCACTTTCTCCAAGATCCACGCGCTGGCGGGGCTGCGCCTCGGCTGGGCGTATGCGCCGGCCAACGTGATCGACGCGCTGCATCGCGTGCGCGGGCCCTTCAACGTCAACGCGCCGGCGATCGCCGCGGGCGTCGCCGCGCTGGCCGACCGCGCCCACATGGAGCGCGCCGTCGAGCACAACAACTACTGGCTGCCGGAAGTGACGCGGCGCGTGCGCGAGCTCGGCTTCGGCGTGCCGGATTCGGTCGGCAACTTCGTCCTGATCGACTTCTCGACCGTGCCCGGCGGGGACGCCGGCGAGGCGGACGACTTCCTTGGCGCCCGCGGCTGCGTCCTGCGCCGCGTCGCGGGTTACGGCCTGCCGCAGATGCTGCGCATGACCATCGGCGACGAGGAGGCGAACGAGGCCGTCATCGCCGCCCTGGCGGAATACCGGGAAGGGCTGGCCGGTGCCTGA